The following are from one region of the Lacinutrix sp. Bg11-31 genome:
- a CDS encoding PLP-dependent cysteine synthase family protein, translating to MTHDKQVFDNVLDLIGNTPMIKLKKMTSEFKGNFLAKVEAFNPGHSSKDRIALYIIEQAEKQGILKPGDTIIETTSGNTGFSIAMVSVIKGYDCILAVSSKSSADKIDMLKNMGAKVYVCPANVSADDPRSYYQVAKRLHDEMKGSVYINQYFNQLNIDAHYASTGPEIWNQTGGKITHLVACSGTGGTISGTAKYLKEQNPNIKVIGVDAFGSVLKKYHETREFDDKEIYPYRIEGLGKNLIPTATDFDAIDKFVKVTDEESAHTAREIAKTEGLFVGYTSGAAMQAIKQLSASGEFKDSDNIVVIFPDHGSRYMSKIYSDKWMREQGFFDSVNAEAAQSIQFIK from the coding sequence ATGACACACGACAAACAGGTTTTTGATAATGTATTGGACTTAATTGGCAATACACCAATGATAAAACTAAAAAAAATGACTTCGGAATTTAAAGGAAATTTTTTAGCTAAGGTTGAAGCTTTCAATCCAGGACATTCTTCAAAAGACAGAATAGCACTATACATTATTGAACAAGCAGAAAAGCAAGGTATATTAAAGCCTGGTGACACTATTATTGAGACTACTTCTGGTAATACAGGGTTTAGTATTGCAATGGTAAGTGTTATTAAAGGTTACGATTGTATTCTTGCAGTAAGCTCAAAATCTTCAGCAGATAAAATAGATATGCTAAAGAATATGGGAGCCAAGGTTTATGTTTGCCCAGCAAATGTTAGCGCAGACGATCCAAGGTCTTACTACCAAGTAGCAAAACGTTTACACGATGAAATGAAAGGTTCAGTTTATATAAACCAATATTTCAATCAGTTAAATATAGATGCACATTATGCTTCAACTGGACCAGAAATTTGGAATCAAACTGGAGGTAAAATAACACATTTAGTAGCTTGTAGTGGTACTGGAGGAACTATTTCGGGTACTGCTAAGTATTTAAAGGAACAAAATCCAAATATTAAAGTTATTGGTGTTGATGCTTTTGGTTCTGTATTAAAAAAATATCATGAAACTAGAGAGTTCGATGATAAAGAAATTTATCCATATCGTATTGAAGGTTTAGGTAAAAATTTAATTCCAACAGCAACAGATTTTGACGCTATTGATAAGTTTGTAAAAGTTACAGACGAAGAAAGTGCACATACAGCAAGAGAAATAGCAAAAACCGAAGGCCTTTTTGTAGGCTATACTTCTGGAGCAGCAATGCAAGCTATAAAACAACTAAGTGCATCTGGTGAGTTTAAAGATTCAGATAATATAGTTGTTATTTTTCCAGATCATGGATCACGCTATATGAGTAAGATTTATAGCGATAAATGGATGAGAGAACAAGGCTTTTTTGATAGCGTAAATGCGGAAGCAGCACAAAGTATTCAATTCATAAAATAA
- a CDS encoding GNAT family N-acetyltransferase: MITTKLVTTKKDLKTFVKFPFSLYKDSKYWVPPIISQEMETFNKDKNPIFNDAETTLILAYKGDKLVGRVAAIINWLEVKNQKHLKMRFGWFDFIDDLEVSKALLNEVNRIGKQHNLEYTEGPVGFSNLDKVGVMTEGFDQISNMITWYNHEYYVKHYEAHGFTVEKSYSESKFPFVNVKPENFKKAQELIKRRYKLTALQLTKTSEVMPYVDKMFDLFNASYESLSSFVEITDIQKAYFKKKFISFVNPEYIKFVVDENDDMVAFAIVMPRFASALQEMNGKLFPFGFAKLLKAKKHSKDVVFYLIGVHPEYQNKGIHAVIFNEYYETFRQKGIINCYRTPELEDNEAIHKIWKHIETVVVKRRKTFRKNII, encoded by the coding sequence ATGATTACAACTAAACTAGTAACTACCAAAAAGGACTTAAAGACCTTTGTTAAATTTCCGTTTTCGCTATATAAGGACTCTAAATACTGGGTCCCTCCTATTATTAGCCAAGAGATGGAGACTTTTAACAAAGACAAGAACCCTATTTTTAATGATGCTGAAACCACATTAATTCTTGCCTATAAAGGCGATAAACTTGTTGGTCGCGTAGCAGCCATTATTAATTGGTTGGAAGTAAAAAACCAAAAACATCTTAAAATGCGTTTTGGTTGGTTCGATTTCATAGATGATTTAGAAGTGTCTAAAGCGCTATTAAATGAAGTAAATAGAATTGGAAAACAACATAATCTAGAATATACTGAAGGCCCAGTTGGGTTTTCGAATTTAGATAAAGTTGGAGTGATGACCGAAGGTTTCGACCAAATTAGTAATATGATAACTTGGTACAACCATGAGTATTATGTAAAACATTACGAAGCACATGGTTTTACTGTAGAAAAAAGTTATTCTGAAAGCAAATTTCCTTTTGTAAACGTAAAACCTGAAAATTTTAAAAAAGCGCAAGAGCTTATAAAAAGACGCTACAAATTAACTGCATTACAACTTACTAAAACATCTGAAGTGATGCCTTACGTCGATAAAATGTTCGATTTGTTTAATGCTTCTTATGAAAGTTTATCTTCTTTTGTTGAAATAACAGACATACAAAAAGCGTATTTTAAAAAGAAATTTATCTCATTTGTAAATCCCGAATACATAAAGTTTGTAGTAGACGAAAATGATGATATGGTCGCCTTTGCTATTGTAATGCCAAGATTTGCATCTGCATTACAAGAGATGAATGGCAAATTGTTTCCTTTTGGTTTTGCTAAATTATTAAAAGCAAAAAAACATAGCAAAGATGTAGTTTTCTACTTAATTGGTGTGCATCCAGAATATCAAAACAAAGGTATTCATGCCGTGATATTTAATGAATACTATGAAACATTCAGGCAAAAAGGAATTATTAATTGCTACAGAACTCCAGAGTTAGAAGATAATGAAGCTATCCATAAAATTTGGAAACATATTGAAACTGTTGTAGTAAAACGTAGAAAAACATTTAGAAAGAATATTATTTAA
- a CDS encoding aminotransferase class I/II-fold pyridoxal phosphate-dependent enzyme, protein MKDLFAKIYKDKGPLGKWAEQAEGYFVFPKLEGQISNRMKFQGKDVITWSINDYLGLANHPEVRKVDAEAGAAYGSAYPMGARMMSGHTELHEQLQNELAAFVNKEASYLLNFGYQGMVSTVDALVAKDDVIVYDVDAHACIIDGVRLHHGKRFTYKHNDIESLEKNLERATKMAETTGGGILVISEGVFGMRGEQGRLKEIVALKKKYNFRFFVDDAHGFGTLGKTGAGAGEEQGVQDDIDVYFATFAKSMASTGAFIAADKEIIDYLKYNLRSQMFAKSLQMQLVVGALKRLDMLRTMPELKENLWKIVDALQSGLKERGFDIGTTQSCVTPVYLKGSIPEAMALVRDLRENYGIFCSIVVYPVIPKGLILLRMIPTATHTIQDVNETLDAFDAIRTRLENGTYKRMSAALIKAMGE, encoded by the coding sequence ATGAAAGATTTATTCGCAAAAATATATAAAGATAAAGGACCATTAGGAAAATGGGCTGAGCAAGCTGAAGGTTATTTTGTTTTTCCAAAGCTGGAAGGACAAATATCTAACCGAATGAAATTCCAAGGTAAAGATGTTATTACATGGAGTATTAACGATTACTTAGGTTTAGCAAATCATCCAGAAGTGCGTAAGGTTGATGCTGAAGCAGGAGCTGCATATGGTTCGGCTTACCCAATGGGAGCTAGAATGATGTCTGGTCATACGGAGTTACACGAACAACTTCAAAATGAATTAGCAGCCTTTGTTAACAAAGAAGCTTCATATTTATTAAATTTTGGATACCAAGGTATGGTATCTACTGTAGATGCTTTAGTAGCTAAAGACGATGTTATTGTTTACGATGTAGATGCACATGCATGTATTATTGATGGTGTGAGATTACACCACGGTAAACGCTTTACTTACAAGCACAACGATATTGAAAGTTTAGAAAAAAACTTAGAGCGTGCTACAAAAATGGCAGAAACAACTGGAGGAGGAATTTTAGTAATTTCTGAAGGTGTTTTTGGTATGCGTGGAGAACAAGGACGTTTAAAAGAAATTGTTGCTCTTAAGAAAAAATATAACTTTAGATTTTTTGTTGATGATGCTCACGGTTTTGGTACACTTGGTAAAACAGGTGCTGGAGCAGGAGAAGAGCAAGGAGTTCAAGATGATATAGACGTTTATTTTGCAACTTTCGCAAAATCTATGGCTAGTACTGGAGCTTTTATTGCTGCAGATAAAGAAATTATAGACTATTTAAAGTATAACTTGCGTTCTCAAATGTTTGCAAAATCTTTGCAAATGCAATTGGTAGTAGGTGCTTTAAAGCGTTTAGATATGTTACGTACAATGCCTGAGTTAAAAGAAAACTTATGGAAAATTGTAGATGCATTACAATCAGGACTAAAAGAAAGAGGATTCGATATTGGTACAACACAAAGTTGTGTTACACCAGTTTACTTGAAAGGAAGTATTCCTGAAGCTATGGCTTTAGTAAGAGATTTACGTGAGAATTACGGTATTTTCTGTTCTATTGTAGTATATCCAGTAATACCAAAAGGATTAATATTATTACGTATGATTCCTACAGCAACACATACAATTCAAGATGTAAATGAAACATTAGATGCTTTTGATGCTATTAGAACACGTTTAGAAAATGGAACTTATAAAAGAATGTCTGCTGCTTTAATAAAAGCAATGGGAGAATAA
- a CDS encoding transporter, protein MFLNKTYLTIVLCIAGLTAHAQYTEVINSNRPGVSRSAFSVGTNVVQFEAGPYTVKEEHTPLKYDVSGFGVDFAARYGLLFPQLEINIEGVYQNDTQTDYRSTIPLDLKRSNFKNLTLGAKYLVYDPYKNAGEEKPNIFSYHANKRFKWSNLIPAVAVYVGANFDSADNPYTAPGVEGFSPKVMVATQNNFASGWVLVMNFSKDRIGTDFSDFQYIITLTKAINEQWVLFGETQGIHSDFYADNLFRFGGAYLWGKDFQLDTAVTFNTKDTPSVFGLNLGVSYRLDFHKDPGMDNGTSAEEEAERKANKKRKKNKKKGDDASPDSDNKRKKETQDIDFDDE, encoded by the coding sequence ATGTTTTTAAATAAAACCTATTTAACTATAGTCCTGTGTATTGCTGGTTTAACAGCACATGCGCAATATACAGAAGTTATTAATTCTAATCGACCTGGTGTTTCTAGGTCTGCTTTTTCCGTTGGTACAAATGTTGTCCAGTTTGAAGCTGGTCCATATACAGTAAAAGAAGAACACACACCTTTAAAATATGATGTATCTGGTTTTGGAGTTGATTTTGCAGCACGTTATGGCTTACTTTTTCCTCAATTAGAAATTAATATAGAAGGTGTTTATCAAAATGATACACAAACAGATTACCGTTCTACAATACCTTTAGACTTAAAGCGTTCTAATTTTAAAAACCTAACACTTGGTGCTAAATATTTAGTTTACGATCCTTATAAAAATGCAGGTGAAGAAAAACCAAATATTTTTAGTTACCATGCGAACAAACGTTTTAAATGGAGTAATTTAATTCCTGCTGTTGCCGTTTATGTTGGCGCAAACTTTGATTCTGCAGATAATCCATACACTGCTCCTGGAGTAGAAGGTTTTAGCCCTAAAGTAATGGTTGCAACACAAAATAATTTTGCTAGCGGTTGGGTATTGGTAATGAACTTTTCTAAAGATAGAATTGGAACCGATTTTTCAGATTTTCAATACATAATTACTTTAACAAAAGCTATTAATGAGCAATGGGTTTTGTTTGGAGAAACACAAGGAATACATAGTGATTTTTATGCAGACAATCTTTTTAGATTTGGTGGCGCTTATCTTTGGGGCAAAGATTTTCAGTTAGATACAGCCGTAACGTTTAATACTAAAGATACGCCTTCAGTTTTCGGATTAAATTTAGGAGTTTCTTATCGTTTAGATTTCCATAAAGATCCAGGAATGGATAATGGAACATCTGCAGAAGAAGAGGCAGAACGTAAAGCCAATAAAAAACGTAAGAAGAATAAAAAGAAAGGTGATGATGCTTCTCCTGACAGCGATAACAAACGTAAAAAAGAAACTCAGGACATAGATTTTGATGATGAGTAA